In one window of Leifsonia sp. NPDC080035 DNA:
- a CDS encoding G5 domain-containing protein: protein MARVKLGRKGWIAVGAGAALALVIGVSATAAAHRSGPDDAEQTYKAVASFSDDTGPSASPTPVVETATVTATEPVPFAEKTVEDANRDAGTSTVTTAGVAGVRTKTYRVTTTDGVETARELISDTVTTAPVDQVTTVGTRQAPVEAPAPQAPAAQAPASCDPNYSGACVPIASDVDCAGGSGNGPAYVAGPVRVVGQDIYDLDRDGDGVACE from the coding sequence GTGGCGAGGGTGAAGCTCGGTCGGAAGGGCTGGATCGCCGTCGGCGCCGGCGCGGCGCTTGCGCTGGTGATCGGTGTCTCCGCGACGGCGGCCGCGCATCGTTCCGGCCCGGACGACGCCGAGCAAACGTACAAGGCGGTCGCGAGCTTCTCGGACGACACCGGTCCGTCGGCATCGCCGACGCCGGTCGTCGAGACCGCCACGGTGACGGCGACCGAGCCGGTGCCGTTCGCCGAGAAGACCGTCGAGGACGCGAACCGGGATGCCGGCACCAGCACGGTGACGACGGCGGGCGTCGCCGGGGTCCGCACCAAGACCTACCGCGTGACGACGACGGACGGCGTCGAGACAGCGCGCGAGCTCATCTCCGACACGGTGACGACCGCACCGGTCGATCAGGTCACCACCGTCGGCACCCGCCAGGCGCCCGTCGAGGCACCCGCTCCCCAGGCGCCGGCCGCGCAGGCTCCGGCGTCCTGCGACCCCAACTACTCGGGCGCCTGCGTTCCGATCGCCTCGGACGTCGACTGCGCGGGCGGAAGCGGAAACGGCCCCGCCTATGTGGCAGGGCCGGTCCGCGTCGTCGGTCAGGACATCTACGACCTGGACAGGGACGGGGACGGCGTCGCCTGCGAGTGA
- a CDS encoding TetR family transcriptional regulator C-terminal domain-containing protein encodes MPRTIDHDARRADLAEAVWRIILSRGIGAVSVRTVAAEAGVAVGSLRHLFPTRSGLIAFSAELMIARATERVRSVVQRGDPAGDALALLRQLLPLTPESRAELEVNLALIAETPALPDLADIRDEAAAQIRQLCRSVALSLTGASADAAGLERDARRLHAIVDGLALQLLHGPAADGLASPAEQAAALDVLRAEIARLGAEAGR; translated from the coding sequence GTGCCAAGGACGATCGACCACGACGCGCGCCGCGCCGACCTCGCCGAGGCGGTCTGGCGCATCATCCTCTCGCGCGGCATCGGGGCGGTGTCGGTGCGCACGGTCGCGGCGGAGGCGGGCGTCGCCGTCGGCTCGCTGCGCCACCTCTTCCCGACCCGGTCGGGACTGATCGCCTTCTCGGCCGAGCTGATGATCGCGCGTGCGACCGAGCGCGTCCGCTCGGTCGTCCAGCGTGGCGACCCCGCCGGCGACGCGCTCGCCCTGCTCCGCCAGCTGCTGCCGCTGACCCCGGAGAGCAGGGCAGAGCTGGAGGTGAACCTCGCCCTGATCGCCGAGACGCCGGCGCTGCCGGACCTCGCGGACATCCGCGACGAGGCGGCCGCGCAGATCCGGCAGCTCTGCCGGAGCGTCGCGCTGTCGCTGACGGGCGCCTCCGCCGACGCGGCCGGGCTGGAACGTGACGCGCGCAGACTGCACGCCATCGTCGACGGACTCGCCCTGCAACTGCTGCACGGCCCCGCCGCCGACGGTCTCGCGTCGCCGGCGGAGCAGGCGGCGGCGCTGGACGTGCTGCGCGCCGAGATCGCACGTCTCGGCGCAGAGGCCGGCCGTTAA
- a CDS encoding TetR/AcrR family transcriptional regulator codes for METDRRTRLTPDERRAQLVALGVAFLADNALDELTIEDLSARAGVSRGLLFHYFGSKQGLHREVVRTARDSMLHATEPVADLPPLDRLRDTLARIVAFVREHRGTFYSLVRGVASGDEEVRAVVEEARGEQAERVIAVFLELGVPDGPLLRIALRSWIAFAEEALVESAIGTDIPDERIVAFLERSARGVVDAVEQPA; via the coding sequence ATGGAGACCGACCGGCGCACCCGGCTGACCCCGGACGAGCGCCGGGCCCAGCTTGTCGCGCTCGGGGTCGCATTCCTCGCCGACAACGCGCTGGACGAGCTCACCATCGAGGACCTGTCGGCGCGCGCCGGCGTCTCACGCGGACTGCTCTTCCATTACTTCGGCTCGAAGCAGGGCCTGCATCGCGAGGTGGTCCGCACCGCGCGCGATAGCATGCTGCACGCGACCGAACCGGTGGCCGACCTGCCGCCGCTCGATCGGCTCCGCGACACGCTGGCGCGCATCGTGGCGTTCGTGCGCGAGCACCGCGGCACCTTCTACTCGCTCGTCCGCGGTGTCGCCAGCGGCGACGAGGAGGTGCGCGCGGTCGTCGAGGAGGCGCGCGGCGAGCAGGCGGAGCGCGTGATCGCCGTGTTCCTGGAGCTCGGCGTCCCGGACGGACCGCTGCTGCGCATCGCCCTGCGCTCCTGGATCGCCTTCGCCGAGGAGGCGCTCGTCGAGAGCGCGATCGGCACCGACATCCCGGACGAGCGCATCGTGGCCTTCCTCGAGCGCAGCGCGCGCGGTGTGGTGGATGCGGTGGAGCAGCCGGCCTAG
- a CDS encoding class I SAM-dependent methyltransferase, producing the protein MTTGDQDDRSEGSETAAADYAQRLRRLEGARWRRLLNVQAPYRWNIRRLGLGRVLDIGCGLGRNLAHLDNDSVGVDHNADSIAIARSRGLTAFTSAEFPGSGYDVPGAFDSLLFAHVIEHVSPEYGVWLVKEYLPYLKPGGKVCFITPQEGGFASDATHITFTDFDGLRRLSDATGLTVDRQFSFPLPRFAGKAFRYNEFVMVTHRPE; encoded by the coding sequence ATGACGACAGGCGATCAGGACGACCGCAGCGAGGGCTCCGAGACCGCCGCCGCCGACTACGCGCAGAGGCTCCGCCGCCTGGAGGGCGCGCGCTGGCGCAGGCTCCTGAACGTGCAGGCGCCGTACCGCTGGAACATCCGCCGCCTCGGCCTCGGCCGCGTGCTCGACATCGGCTGCGGCCTCGGCCGCAACCTGGCCCACCTCGACAACGACAGCGTCGGCGTCGACCACAACGCCGATTCGATCGCCATCGCACGTTCGCGGGGCCTCACGGCGTTCACGAGCGCGGAGTTCCCCGGCAGCGGCTACGACGTGCCCGGTGCGTTCGACTCCCTGCTCTTCGCCCACGTCATCGAGCACGTCTCCCCGGAGTACGGCGTCTGGCTGGTGAAGGAGTACCTGCCGTACCTGAAGCCGGGCGGAAAGGTGTGCTTCATCACCCCGCAGGAGGGCGGCTTCGCCAGCGACGCGACGCACATCACCTTCACCGACTTCGACGGACTCCGCCGGCTGAGCGACGCCACCGGCCTCACCGTCGACCGTCAGTTCAGCTTCCCGCTGCCACGGTTCGCGGGCAAGGCGTTCCGCTACAACGAGTTCGTGATGGTGACGCACCGGCCCGAGTGA
- a CDS encoding thioredoxin domain-containing protein encodes MATGKGASGPTKRDRREEARETARRMREEAAKKAKRRKVIVQSSVIVGIVAVLAIVGVVIFTSVSASSNVANPKNMLSGGLLLEKSDKAVTTPAIASGAQPTPTKQTLDGKTAHIQIWLDYQCPYCNEFETTNAAQMKQMMDDGSATLEIHPVAILDSAKNNQYSTRAAAAMACVADEQPDTFFALNSALFAKQPDESTGTGLTNAEILSIFKDNGVESKTITDCVNKQTFEKFITNRTNDAVGDKQLAGPQGGFGTPTVFVNGERYQGGFTNAQQFTAFVAAAVKDAGNSGSVTFPTPSK; translated from the coding sequence ATGGCTACTGGTAAGGGTGCTTCGGGCCCGACGAAGCGCGACCGCCGCGAGGAGGCGCGCGAGACGGCCCGGAGGATGCGCGAGGAGGCTGCGAAGAAGGCGAAGCGCCGCAAGGTCATCGTGCAGAGCTCGGTGATCGTCGGCATCGTCGCCGTGCTCGCGATCGTCGGCGTGGTGATCTTCACCAGCGTCAGCGCCTCCAGCAACGTGGCGAACCCGAAGAACATGCTCAGCGGCGGCCTCCTGCTCGAGAAGTCGGACAAGGCGGTGACCACGCCCGCCATCGCATCCGGTGCGCAGCCGACGCCGACCAAGCAGACGCTGGACGGCAAGACCGCGCACATCCAGATCTGGCTCGACTACCAGTGCCCCTACTGCAACGAGTTCGAGACCACGAACGCGGCGCAGATGAAGCAGATGATGGACGACGGCAGCGCGACGCTGGAGATCCACCCGGTCGCCATCCTCGACTCCGCGAAGAACAACCAGTACTCGACCCGCGCCGCGGCCGCGATGGCCTGCGTGGCCGACGAGCAGCCGGACACGTTCTTCGCGCTCAACAGCGCGCTGTTCGCCAAGCAGCCGGACGAGTCCACCGGCACCGGCCTGACGAACGCGGAGATCCTCTCGATCTTCAAGGACAACGGCGTCGAGTCGAAGACGATCACGGACTGCGTGAATAAGCAGACCTTCGAGAAGTTCATCACCAACCGCACGAACGACGCGGTCGGCGACAAGCAGCTGGCCGGTCCCCAGGGCGGCTTCGGCACCCCGACGGTGTTCGTCAACGGCGAGCGCTACCAGGGCGGCTTCACGAACGCGCAGCAGTTCACGGCGTTCGTCGCCGCCGCGGTCAAGGACGCCGGCAACAGCGGATCGGTGACCTTCCCGACCCCGTCGAAGTAG